TCGTAGCTTGCACTAAGTCTTGCAAGACTGAGTCACAGCAGAGCTGCTGGGCATCTAGCTGGCACTGGCTTGGCTAAGCTTCTACCTTCTCGCATGTCTCTTTCCCTACATTTGCTATACTGTACTATATCTGGTTAGGCTTGCTCTCTCCTGACACACATGGGCCACAGAAGTTGGGCAAGTCCCACTGCTCACGACACTGGTCTACCAAAAATTGCGGGAAGACATGGGCAAAGAACACTGATTAGGAGCCACAGCTTCTTTTGATGACTATCTTTACCGAGTGCTTAGCGAGTGAGCATGCGCCAGTGCCGACATTGGTGGAGCCACCGACTTGACTGAGGAGGTCTCTTAGCCTCTTGTAGTCTTGCCCCTCAGAACTCCAAGAAAGTCTTTGTATGTACAACATGCCAGCAAACCTCAGCCATAACAGCTCTGCTGTGAAATGTAGACTGCAGTATCTCTGTGGTGCACCTTTCACATTATGACCAGAAAGAGCTTGCAGTGCGCTGGTAGTGGTAGCTTTGAGCAGTCTCCACTGTACCATGACACTGGTCCTTGGCCTCTTGACATCATAGCCAGTGCAAGCATGCCCAAGCCTAAGGTTATGCCTCTCCTGGGATAATGCATCTGTGTAACGAAGTTTTTGTTGAATCTTGCTTAACATACGTAGTTTGTGTGAGTGCCCGTAGCCTCTGGGAGTGAACTAGGCTAATACATTACAAGTGGGTCATTTCAACCAGCCTGGGAATTTATttttggcctagttggtattgcTGACTGTATAACATTCTACCGCTTTAAAAAAAACGCACGCAAAGGAGAGACATGAACATGGTGCCATGGGCAGCACTTGCAGGTCTGCTCTCGCTCCACTGCTAAAGGATTTGCGGGTAGTGGTgtaaaacatgctaccgcgtacaCCAAATGAAAGACAAGAGTTGTCTACCAGATCCCTTTGACATGCGGCAGGTATTATGTTGAACAGACTGGCCGCTGTATAAACGTACAAGCCATGGAACATGACCGAAATGTAAAGAAAGTTAGCTTGTGCATTGCAAGGTCTGCAAATGCGAATCACGATTTAATAAAGCGACGATCTGGGCATACGCAAGTATCAGACAGCACTGAAGTTACAAGATGCCTTATATATACCATTAAGTTGGGTGTTGAATGTATTAGTGGCATTTCAATACTGCTGCAGTCTTCTGAGATAAGATAGTTTGAAAGGTGGGTAAGTtatgcagtgctggctattcagCGAATGTTTGGGTTACTTTTATGTATATCACTGTTTCATGCCTAAAATAAATCTGTTGGAAGTGCTGCCCATGTCATAGTGTTCATGtctttgtttgtgtgtttttttatagCAGCAGAATGTCATACAGCAACCAGCCTGCTATAGTACTGCAAAGAAGCCTGCTGAATATTTTATTCGAACTTGTTTCTCGCATTAAATGCCACAAGCACTAGGCAGAAGGCCTCAACTCTAAATTTGTCATGAAACAAGCATGAAAATTAGCTGACATAACATTGTCAACAAACTTGTGCCCACAATGTTGCAAATCACAGACAGAAATGACCTGGGAGTTCCAACGCCTTCTATCACACATTGCTGTATCACACTAGCACACACAGCATAAGGGTTATATTGTAGCAGTTTACCTACCTTTTGGAATGTTTCATGTCTTGGCAGACTTAGAAATCGTGACGAAAGCTTGTTCTCCTGCCTAAAAAATTTTTATCATCAATTGTTATGTCCAAACATTACCTGCCATGGTAGTTATGGCGCAAGACTACTGATGCGCTGGTCGTAGAATCAAATCCGCACCACGGTGGTTGCATGTACTACTAAACAACAATGAAACGATCTACATTTGCGGATATAATATGCCTGCACACTATATGTTGCTACTTGAATGCAAGTTTGCGTGTATCTTTTTAAAATCCAAGTCAGTGATCATAGTCACTCCTGTTATTCCTTGAGATGCTGTAGTAGGAATGTGGAAAGGCGATGCTGCTAGTGAACAGGCAAACGAGAAACTTAATTAACACATGCACGCAAAAAAAGGCACGACTACCTCTACTTAGATGGGCAGCCATTTTATTTTGTCACTTTTATGCGTTGTTAAGCTGCCGAGATAGGGGCGTAGAGTCAACTTGTATCTTGTATGGCAGAACTTCTTTCCATATTCGTTGCTTTAGTTGTGTTGCCTCCACATTGGTTATTACAGCAGCATTTTCAAGTATAGATGTGTAATTAAGCTTTTTACATAAGCCCTCCGTCTAGGAATTTCAAACCTGCCATTGTTAACTTCTGACAACCGGTTCGACAACCAGGACCCCGCAACATGTGTACATCCTCACCTCCCCACTGCTTCCttattttcttttcattcacAGAATGCCTGTTCCTTCTTCACTCATACAATTCGTCACAGCCCACCTCTCCCACTCTCTTGCACCCACATATCCAATattgccccctcccccttctttgTTAGGATAGAGGAGAGGGTATGAAGCGAAGACAAACTAGGACtaaaaaaaatcagttctgttctagccttgaagaagacaagtccgcttgtcaaAATGTCGGCTCGCTACAACCtctgtttacggatttttcatcacaagcttccatctttccttTCCTGCCGTTTTTGTGCTGTTAAAAACAAGCGACTTTGTGACACGAGAACTGATTGAGCTAGGCTTTTGTGTATACTGTGAGTGAATAAGTAAACTTGGAAGTAAGCAAATGATTGCCGGAGCAAAGTATGACAGTTATGGGAGCTTCATCACATGAGTGTTTGCTCTTTCATTTGTCTTGTGGCCACTTAACAACCAGCTGCGGCTTCTTCTTTGCAGAAAAACTGAGGTGCCATGCCACTCCCTGACAGAGTACTTTTCCATCCGAAGGAGTGGACGCAAGACGAAGGCCACACTTGTGGTGAGCGTGATTCAGCAGTGTAAAGTGACAGTAGAACAACTCGCATGGACACATTCTCATTTAATTTTTTCTCTCAACAGAAAGAGAAACAGAAGCAGGTTGAAGATGCAATTTTGAACGGCATTGAAGAAGGCTTCCAGGTAATAAAATAGTGTGCTTTTTATGTTGTTTGTGTTGTAACAACCTTGCCCCCTTGGAATGAGCAACCTGACTAACTGAAAGCTGCATCCTTATGTATTTCGCTTTTGCCATCGTTGATTGTATTTATTTGTGTAGACCAGTGCTCTATTTGTCTTCCCACTCTCGCAttcccactagaccaccatggcgggtggagccgcgccgtggtggtctagtggctgaggtgcttggctgctgacccgcaggtcgcggcatcgaatcccggctgcggcggctgcatttccgatagaggcgaaaatgttgtaggtccgtgtgctcagatttgggtgcatgttaaagaaccccaggtggtcgaaatttccggagccctccactacggcgtctctcataatgatatggtggttttgggacattaaatcctacaaatcaatcattatTTATGTGGAGCCTTGATGTGCTGGTGGTCAATTGATGTGAGCAGTTCTGCTTGTGGCCGCAGAACATTTCCAGTCGCTAGGACCACAGTGTGAATGAGCATTTATGTTCTGTGGTCCAaatctttttttcatatttatgaCTACTGTTCAAGTGTTGCGAGCATCTGTTGATAAGTTGCCATGCCTTGAACCTGCATTCATTGAATTAACAATAAAGAACACCtctatttaaagggacactaaaaaatAATTACTTGTTTAGGTTgaacaaactgcactctgagaactctaatacCATATGTCTCATTATCATACAATCAATATTACTGGAGAAAATCAAGgtcgaagtttcatttttaatttttgcGCCGAAATATCGATGCATGACGTAACAAAtttcaaaacgtttttttttttttcatttattcgaCGTTGGCTCAATTAAACTTTCTGAAACTGTTGTATGCTAGGTCTGTGGCttccacagatgacaatgtacttcatttttatcaattTATGAGCCATGCAGGATCCGGTAAATGTTTGGTGTGGGAGTCTGAGGGCGACGTcttacccactttttttttttcaggcttttTCTTGTTCATTAGGCGTCATGTCGCGGTAAAagtggtgtttttgggattgggaaattgtacttcactaatacgcaaaaaaatcgttttgctctttattGTCCCTTTAAGACATTCATGTTACTAAGCAGGCTTTATTTCTCTATATTGGACTTACAGCCTCTGAGAGTTTTCATTGTTAACGAGCAGTGAAGAATAAGTATCACCTATGCATGAGCAAGCTTTAGATTTCACTGCGATTGCCGATTCATAACTTGACCATCGAAATGAATGCATTTCTACTTCGCAGACTAAGTGCACAACGGCTGCCTGAATAAGGTTTGCTGGCGGCTACCTGAATTATCAGTTGACCTCGCATATGATCATAATCCTTGTTCactttgagttcacttaacagtgATGAGCATGATTTCCCGTCTACCTCTTCCAACCTTATAAAGGTCGTAGAGCTTGCTGACAAGGGCCGGGGAGTGACTACGTCTCGGCCACTGAAAGCCGGTGACTTTGTGCTGGAGTACGCTGGTGAACTCATTGACGTGCAAGAGGCAAAGCTGCGCGAACAGATCTACGCCACTGACTCATCAATCGGGTGCTACATGTACTACTTCACCTGCAGGAACAAACAGTATTGGTGAGTGCTTAGCCTCTTTTATGCCCACTTGTCTAAGTGACAAATCTTGACAGATCAGTCTAGAGGAGCGAGTCGTAGCTGGTCTGACTGGCTGAAGTACTTATATGTTATTTcggttgaaaaaaaattgccatctatTGTGTTAAATGTAGAAACGTCTTGAGAGAGGCTAACATGTAGTTGCAATGCAGTTATATTCTGAAGTTTATTTCTCTTTTTATATTTACTCTCAAAccttataacaaagttgcatcttacacaaaaataagttcattatattTGAAAATTgtttataaaggtatattcccaACACTATATCTATGGgaagactattcttcatttacttcgttataattATTTCATTATGTCTGGGTTTGCTATATCAATGTTTGAGTGTATATAATTTGAAACATGGGGGTGAAAAGCACACATGGGTTCTGTTGGTTCTAACATGCTATTCAGCATGGAACAAGCTGTTTGGTAGCAATACAAACTTAGCAGGCTAAAGAAGCTACTTATGCATGGGTTTAGCATCAGTCCTCCCTTTTCATGGTCCCACGGTGCTTGCGCCTTTTCCCTCCCTCTGTGGAAAAGTCTCTAAGCAATGTGGTAGAGTTTTCACAAGCACTTTTATCTCAATATAAGGCATTTGTTCTGGCAATACAGGCTGACTCAGACCACCCTGCAAGGCTCTGCCACAGTCGGGTTAGACTGCAACTGCGCGCTCGCTTATTGCAGCCTTCGCATCGGGTGTATTACATGCCTCTCGCTGCTGCTTTGAGGGGAGGCACTGACCCTCCTCAGCTGATCCATGCGGCGTGTGCAATGCCAGCACATGAGTTTGGGCACACTTCATTGTGTTGAAAAACAAGTTGCCTAATCGTTAAAGGTGCAAAAATAATTTTGACTTCTTATATGTGCTGTGTGCATCGAGCTTAAGTTTATCGAACAAACATATAAATGCCAGGAGTACAGCCATCAAACATGTAGACATTCTGAGGTCTGGAAATAAATATTCATTGCTCATAAGCACTGGCAATAGTTGAGCATTTTCAAGTGAAAATTTTGCCAGACTTCACAAATGTCTTGTTCACAAGCTAAAATGCTTCCCAGTTGGCTTGTGTGCGTAGGTGGAATGCTTGTCATTTGTGTCAGTCAGTTTGTGTGATTTACGAGAAGAATTCTTGACAATTTTTCGGCTATGAGATCTGCGGATTGTCGGGAGTGGCTATCGTCAATGCCTTCAGGGCAGCTTAGGATAGGAGCGCGTTGCAAGTAGGGCTGGACTGCTGTTTTCAAAACTTCTCGCACATTCCTGCGTGGCAGGTGGGCAGAGGCCTTATGCAGACTTGTCGTTGATGATGAGATTGTCTCTTGCAATATTCTCCTGCCATTTTTCGCACAGCTCAGCACTGCTTGGCAATCGGTGGGGGAAGGGGGGAACGGCTGTTTTCTTTAAACAGGACTTGCAACACGGAACACAGCAATACACCATCACACAGCTAATATATTATATCCATGTACGTACTGTGCGTACTTAAGGTTGCACTCGAGTCGAGAAATCACTGCAGACTGAACACTGAGAAAGCATCGAGCAAAATGCGGCCGCAATGGGCAAATCTCAGGATAAAGCAAGCCACACTAGAAAAAAAGGGAAATTGACAACAACCTGCTTGAGCAGTCGAATTTAGATCATTCGAACTCAaaggggcccaaaaatttgttGGAATTAAAAGAAGTGCATTGACAAGGGGTTCCCCTTTATTCTGTTGCACTATGATTGTCCTGCACATGCAGCTGCGATGACGAAGCCACAATTTCTTGTTGAACAGCTGTTAGCAGCAGCACTTCGAGTTGTGGCATGTAAAGGCATGTTAAATGCAGTGAAGTGCACATCACGCGACATGTGAAGTGTCATTCGATCGTCTCATCAAGATGTGCCTTATGTGCAGTGTTGACGCCACGAAAGAAACTGGCCGGCTTGGACGGCTTGTGAACCACAGCAAGCGAGGCAACCTAAAGACGCAGACCTGCATTATCAAGGGCGTACCTCACTTGGTGCTCGTGGCCCAACGTAACATTGAAGCCGGAGAGGAACTGCTGTACGACTACGGAGACCGCAGCAAGGCGTCACTCCAGTTTCACCCCTGGTTGGCATTGTAGCCAGCTCTCCACGGTGGCAGCTTCGTAAAGAGTCGGCACAGCAGTGATCCGGGGTGCACGCCTTTCtgcctgggtttttttttttttccccagtgTTTTACAGAGCCTTCCCTGCCAGGGCCCTGCCGTTGTTCTAACACACGTGTCTCTATTTATACGGCTCACAGAAGTGTTGTTTGACAGAGCAGTGTCGTTTTGATAATCCAACAAACAAGGTGTAAAGTGTATACCTATTAGTCTTGGACAGCAAACACAGCTTTGTGTAATGCATAGCAGCCCTATTTGCTGGGCGTCTTGGTGTGTTCAAGTGAAGGTACAGAACTGATTAGAGTGCAAGGAGAGAAAGAGGACTGCTACCGTACCATTGTCTATGTTCTAGTACGTGGCTCTTTATCTTCACAAAGTATTGTTCTAAGCTACTCATTTGTGAAGCAAGCTTCTCGAAGGCGACTTTACAGCTGACGACTATAGGCACAAGATATCTCTGCTCCTTGCCATCATTTGGACACAATTGTTACCCTCCTTACCATTAATTGGGAATAATTCCAACATGATCAGTGCTAGCATCAAGGTAGAATCTCGCAGTGATTAACTATGCACATGGGTCGATGGATGGAGAAATAGCGAGAGAAAATTAATTGTTCAGAAAGTATGAGCATGATGCAGTTATAAAAAGAACTATGAGAAGGAAGATGCAAACCCGTATGTCACAAGTATGTGAAACCTTGCCAGCATGATGTTGAATGCACTGAACAATGCTACACTGATCACAACTCTCGCATGTGATGTAGTATCAGACAATGAATGTTTCTCTGGTAATGCTACGACACTTTTAATGTCCACTTTGGCTCACAGCCAAGTTACAATTTAAGGCCAGCTTGTTTACAAGGATGCTAAGCAATGTGCCTGAACGCTGTAATATTTCTGCACTGCATCACAATTTAGCTGGTCATTTGGAGGCTGCCTTATTTTCATTTTATGCAAATTGGGCATGCATCATCAGTGGGCTAGTGCGAATAgcaaattttaggttcgaagtgaattcgaagtgaatagtgattttagTCAAATAATTTTGTAATAATGATTTTGTCGAATTCAAATAGTACATATGTCAGGTATTACAAttaaaaatgggcatatttatcattacccaactaacctgcacaatatatttttaggAACTGAAATAGTTTctgtgcaaatgccttttttttttcttcaagaaaagtagaaacaactttgaatagcagCAGGATTTGACCATCGGTAGAATGccagtgataacctgtaaaatatgttacatttaAAAATTTGCTATACTCAGAGCATATAAGTcaatataacaagcttttaaactttgGAAATGCATCGATGTGAGAGTAATATGTTCACTTAACTTGGAAGTGTGACTTTGTGGCAGTACGGATTTCTCCTGGGTACGTGTTCTCACTGCTTAACAatccttcactgcagtgaaaccacctttacaaagaGTTATACACGAATTTGCATATGCTTAAGTGTTTTTGTTTTCACGGCTTAGTACCCCTTTATTGCTGTGAAACCACCTTTGTAGGGGTTCACATGTAGATTACGTCTATTCATTCGTTTCTAATACTGTattattcgtttgaatattcaaagattcgcacaagcctagttatCACTGTGTGAAGACAACTTGATAACGACAGTTAGTACAAGAGATAGCAATATGCAGGAACGAAAATCTCGCAGGACAAAAGTTTTACTGACAGATGCAATCTTAGAGCATGTTACAGGTGTTCAGGCCAACCTTGCAAATGCTGCCCATAATTGGTGAACATACAGAAATTCTATGAAACATTCAGCAAATCAGAAGTCATGTAAATAGCGGTCAGAAAGTTAGTTTTTTTGTTATTCTGTGCTCTTagttggtctttttttttccactacAGAGAAAGTTCAAAGATTTTGGCAGCTTTGCAACACGCGTCGCATAAGTTTCATTTCATTCACTTCAAAGTCCTGTCTTTTTCTTGTGCCTGTCTGCAGTTGCTCCTGTTGCTGCACAGTTTGTCATAGTGAACCTTCAAGAAGATGCCCATTTCGCCCCCATTCTAAAAGCTGCTTTCCAATTCTTCACTTTAATTGGGTGCAGAGGTGTCACAAGTGACAAATGAAGTGCGCTGCAGCATTCATTAAAGGTATTATATGCTCATAGCCCAGAGGGCTACTTGGGAGGTCATTGGTTTCCCGACGTCCTCAAGTTTGCAAATTTAATGGCATTATTTTGTATGGCACCAATCAAAAAGGAATGCTCTGACCTGGCCTTCAAACTTCTTTGTCTCCAGAAAATGTGATGCTGAAATTGGCTCCGTGTACTCGATTCTCCACAAAGCCTCAAAATTTTCAACTGCACTTCTTGTTGGCAGTTGCCATATTGCATGGTAGTTTATGTAATTGGAAATACTAAAGTAGCACAAAGATGGACACTAGAGCACACAGTTGCAACATTCGACAATCTTAAACAGAAAAACTTTGGAGAATAGCATACTGCTTCTATATGCTTATGCGCTCTTCTTGAGTTTTGGACTAGACTTGTTCCTAAATGGCATACAGAGAAGATCGCATCACAATCATAGCGGATGTTTGCATTGGCAAAATGTGTTCTAGCAAACGTGAATTCATTGCTGCCGCAAGCATATATCTGATGTCAGCACAGGACTTCTCATTTATTCTGCTACTATGCATCAGAATGACAATGCTAATAGCCTTTTGGCTCAAGCTTTACATCACTGTGAATAATTTCCACTTTGTGTACTGGTAAACAGATTCATTTCATTACTTCGCAAGAAAGCGTTCATACACCCTGTGCCAGTGCtgcaacacattgttggcaagtTTGTTGTGCAGAGCGATCACACACTGCCACCGGAGGAAGTTTGTAGTGGTCTTGTTTTGTTATTGCTAGTAGTATTAGTAGTTAAACCAAACATGTTGTTACTCTTTTGGTACAGTATAGAAAGGCATTTACACATGAACATGTTCTTTTACCAAGTTATACACTTTCATGTTCTTGTGTCCAAAGTTTACATTATTGTTTGACATTTTTGCACCACCATTCACTTATGCGCCTGCCTTTTCAGTTTTCAACACTGCATTTCTTATTGCTTATATGTAGATCCATAATCTTATTAATTCAGTTATGGAATTCATGAGTCttttgtttaatgcagttttagaaGAGAAACTACAGGGCATGCAAGTTCCCTACTTGAACAAACTTCATCAGAAGTTTCTGACATAGATAATAAAATGTGAAGTGCATTTTTCGTATATCGAAAGCAGATTGCGAACTTCTGTCTAACGCATTTTGTGCGTGATATTTGCACAACCAACTATTGACAAGAGACCGTCGCTCTGCTCTTGG
The sequence above is drawn from the Rhipicephalus microplus isolate Deutch F79 chromosome 3, USDA_Rmic, whole genome shotgun sequence genome and encodes:
- the Set8 gene encoding SET domain containing 8 — encoded protein: MVKGRKKCATNPTRSKKSAPASCRSGDVNASVKQKDGKSTVASATRTSPPVTRSTRIDDYFPVLGAEMATAEEVASEHSYSRRRPIKREPPCPLQQLVEPEVQIPCPDAAALPAGLSLTATQPPSPPSVDTKTPAVVVHRTYQDRSKSASRATNKPATKVTVKAPVAAEHDPLKVAKRKTEVPCHSLTEYFSIRRSGRKTKATLVKEKQKQVEDAILNGIEEGFQVVELADKGRGVTTSRPLKAGDFVLEYAGELIDVQEAKLREQIYATDSSIGCYMYYFTCRNKQYCVDATKETGRLGRLVNHSKRGNLKTQTCIIKGVPHLVLVAQRNIEAGEELLYDYGDRSKASLQFHPWLAL